The following are encoded together in the Montipora capricornis isolate CH-2021 chromosome 5, ASM3666992v2, whole genome shotgun sequence genome:
- the LOC138048876 gene encoding RWD domain-containing protein 2A-like, with amino-acid sequence MATSVEEINHIRESLALQISEVEMLRSMYPTEDEFKVDEQVLADIQEFCSGRTNLEPNGLNFSLTISLLHGEFGEANRDRENMIEVSFYIPQEYPNSKPELFARSQVVNREAQRELNDELNSHLSSLERGELCTLPVIQWVQENGGIYIRRSQDDKLTTAECKLRENDHKTKKNGTFLRMWLYMHHIYSKTKRKDILQWACDYDLTGFCLPGKPGVVCLEGNQINVEEYFSRLRRLNWKKITCRHREKGDENLSIDDQRKFSGFDELFFEVHGTRENHMDMGQFLHYLEQHNLGDIFQILFGIEGKSSLNS; translated from the coding sequence ATGGCGACAAGCGTGGAGGAGATAAATCACATCCGAGAAAGTCTAGcactgcagatctcggaggtgGAAATGCTTCGATCTATGTATCCCACAGAAGATGAGTTTAAAGTGGATGAGCAAGTTCTCGCAGACATACAAGAATTTTGTTCAGGAAGAACAAATTTGGAGCCAAATGGTCTTAATTTTTCACTAACGATAAGCTTATTACATGGTGAATTCGGTGAGGCAAATCGTGACCGAGAAAACATGATAGAAGTGTCGTTTTACATTCCTCAGGAATACCCTAACAGTAAACCAGAGTTGTTTGCTAGATCACAGGTTGTAAACAGAGAGGCCCAGAGGGAATTAAACGATGAATTGAATTCACACTTATCATCTCTTGAAAGAGGTGAGCTCTGCACTTTGCCTGTCATTCAGTGGGTTCAAGAAAATGGAGGAATTTATATCAGAAGAAGTCAAGACGACAAATTAACTACGGCAGAGTGTAAACTACGGGAAAATGAtcacaaaactaaaaaaaatggaactttCCTAAGAATGTGGTTGTACATGCATCATATCTACagtaaaacaaagagaaaagatATTTTACAATGGGCGTGCGATTATGACCTTACTGGTTTTTGTCTCCCAGGTAAACCAGGGGTTGTTTGTTTGGAAGGCAATCAGATAAATGTCGAGGAATATTTCAGCCGTTTGCGTCGACTAAATTGGAAGAAAATTACATGTAGACACAGAGAGAAAGGAGATGAGAACTTGAGCATTGATGATCAAAGAAAATTTTCGGGATTTGATGAACTATTTTTCGAAGTTCATGGGACAAGAGAGAATCACATGGATATGGGCCAGTTTCTTCATTATTTGGAACAGCATAACTTGGGTGATATCTTTCAGATTTTATTTGGAATAGAAGGGAAATCTTCTCTAAATAGCTGa